CGTGAGGAACTGATCGCTTCGGACGACAAGCCGTTCACTGTTCGTCATGGTGCCCTGCTTTTCACCCCACTGCGCGGCGGGAAGTATTACATCTGCGTATTCCGCTGTCTCTGTCGGATAATAACAATCCTGAACGATCACCAAATCCGCGCGACGCAATCCTTCTTGTGACACCTTTGTATCGGGCATGCTGACTGCTGGGTTCGTACAGGCGATCCAGAGTGCGCGGACTTTCCCTGCAGCCGCTGCTTCAAACATCGGCACTGCTGTTAGACCGGGATTTGGGTCGATGCTGCCGGGTGGAACGCGCCATGCACCCTCCAGATACGCACGGTGCATATCGTTCGTGACGACGCGGTAGCCGGGTAATTGGTGTGACAGATAGCCGACCTCTCTACCGCCCATGGCGTTCGGTTGCCCTGTCAGCGAGAACGGACCTGCGCCGCTGATGCCGACTTCTCCTAACTGGAGGTGCAGGTTGATGAGGGCGACGTTTTTGTCAACACCGCTTGTGCTTTGATTGGTGCCTTGGCAGTAGAAACTGAGCAGACGGCTCGGCTTGGAAAGGTATTCGACGATCTCGTCGATACGCGCTGGGTGAATATCGCAGACAGCGAGAAGTTCGTTTTCGTCTAAGTTTTCTAAATGGTTCTCGTAGGCACTGAAGTTTTCAGTGTGCCTTCGGACGAACCGTCTGTTAATCCGTCCTATCGCAAGGAGACGTTTGGCGATGAGTTGGAGGAAGGCAACATCACTTCCGGGGGCAAGCGGAACATGGATGTCTGAGAATTCCGCTGTCTTGCTGCGGCGCGGATCCACGGTGATAATCCGTGTATTCGGCTCAACTGCCCGTCGCTTCCGAATCATCTGGAAGAGGACGGGATGGTTTACCGCCATATTCGCCCCGATGATCAGAAAGACCTCGGCGTGCTGAATGTCGTCGTAACAGGTCGGCGGTCCATCCGAGCCGAACGACTGCATATAACCGACCACTGCGGAGGACATACAGAGCCGACTGTTCGTATCTACGTTATTCGTCCGAAGGAACCCTTTGAACAGTTTATTGAAAATGTAGGAAGCCTCTGTATCCAACTGCCCAGAGCCGTAGAGTGCGATAGAATCTTTGCCGTGCTCCAATTGGGTTTCCTGAAGCCAATTTGCTGTGAAGGCGATGGCTTCGTCCCACGAAACTTGACGTGGTGGTTCGCCTCGGCGGTCACGGATCATAGGATACGCGAGTCTGCCGTCGTGGTGTTGAAAGACTTGTTTGAGGTGTGCGCCTTTTGGACAGAGCATTCCGTAATTTGGTGCGACATCGGCGTCCGCTGAGATTCTCGTAATTTTGTTATCGCTGACGGTTGCGCGGATGACGCAACCGACGCCGCAATAGGGACAGACCGCTTTTCCCGTTTTTTTATTTTTCCTTGCGGTTCGGTCAGGTAGGTTGTGCATTTTTTTATTTTTCCTTGCGGTTCGGTCAGGTGGGTTAGGTATTTAGCGCGCCTTCCCGTAGAACTGAAAAAACACCCAAGCAAAACCCTCTACTTCGTTACGAACTACGCGCTTTGTATGACATCGGCTTTAAGGCGTTGTCTCTCCGAAATTGCGGCATCAAAGGCTTTCTTCTCTGCGTCTTGGACTGCGGGTGAGAATCTCACCAGGACTGTGGCAAATGCGGCGACTGCGACCATTATGCCGAGATATAATAGACCTTGCTGCATCGTGATGCTCTCAGACCGAAACAGGAAACCCGCGGCGACTGCACCGGCGTTTCCGCCCGCACCCACGATACCAGCAACGGCGCCTAACGCCTTTCGATTGATGAAGGGTACAATCCCAAACGTTGCGCCTTCGGACATTTGCACAAAGAGACTGAAGATAATCATCGTTCCGACTGCAAGCACGAGGACTGCCATCTGCGAAAACAACATCAACATGACCCCTTCGCCTAACAGGACAACGAAGAGGAACATAACGCGTCCCCGAAGTCCCATCTTTTTCGCAAAGAAGTCGGAGAAAAATCCACCGACTGTCCGTGCAAAAATGTTCATCAGACCGAACAACCCTGCAATGAGTCCGGCGGTTTTGACATCCAGTTGGAATCGATCGTGATAATAGAGCGCAGCGACATTGTTAATGGTAAGTTCTACCCCGAAACAGGCGGCATAAATGACGAAGAGTGCCCAGACGCGATAGTCTTTAATCGCTAACATGAAGGATTCCATGCCTTTGCCTTTCGCCGGTTCGAGATCGCCTCGGTCACGTAGCACCTTATAGTTGCCATCAGGTGCATCTTGGGTAAGGCAGTAATACGCGAAACCGGTGATAAACAGGGCAATCCCCGGAATAATCATCGCCAACCGCCATCCGAGGAATTTGTCCACACCGAAACTGAGAACAGTGGTAAAGATGAGAGGCATCACCATCTGCGTGACACCGCCGCCGAGGTTCCCCCAGCCTGCTGTCGTGGCGTTCGCTGTACCGACACAATTCGGGGCGAACATTGTCGATGTATGATACTGTGTGATGACGAACGCGGCACCGATTGCACCGATTGCCAATCGGAATAGCAGAAAGGTCTCGTAATTCTGGGCGAGACCGATACCCATGACCGGCAGTGAACCCAGGATTAGCAGCCATGTGTATGCCTTTCGAGAGCCGATCCGGTCGCACAGCGGTCCGATTAAGATTCGCACGATAACTGTGATTGCGACGGAGGCGATAATCGTGTTACCGATTTGTGTTTTTGTTAGCATCAGATCTTCGCGCACGATTGCCATTAGGGGAGCAATGCCGAACCACCCGAAAAATGCGAGAAAGAACGCAAACCATGTGGTATGAAAGGTACGCATCTGAACGGTTTTTAAACTGAAAAGATTTATTTGTGTCGCTTTATTTTTTATCTCCATTTTTTAAGTTTCCTTGCGGTTCGATCAGGTGAGATGGAGGGTTCACGTCTTTTCTCGTGGATCCGCCCTCCACTTCGTTACAGGCTACGCGGTGTGTACGCTACTAATTTTAATTTTTCCTTGCGGTTTGGTCAGATAGATGATGAGACCATCATTACAAAGATCTGCGTGATAGATAAGGAACGAGTCCCTCAAGTACTTGCGGGAGTTCATCGCAAGGTACGTTCTCCAATAACTTTGGCGCGATTTTCGGATTTGCCCCGGCATCTCCCTTGAGGAATACGTCCACTGCCTCGGTAACAACACCGTTAATTTTGGTCTTTTTGCCGAGAAGTCCAATGTCTGCGGCGGCATGGTTGCCACATCCGTTTGGGCATCCAGACCAGTGTATCGTAAGCGGTTTAGTATTGCCGAGTTTTGCTTCCAAATGTCGGATCGCTTCCATGGCGCGTTCTTTGGTCTCAATGAGTGAGAAGTGGCAGTAGTCGATGCCCGTGCAACTCACCATGCCGCGCATGACTTCCGAAGGATCATAGCGGAGTTCCTGTAGGAGCGGTTCTGCGGTTAAGTCGCCGATTTTTGCGTTTGGCACGTTGGTGATAATTAGATTCTGTCCTTGTGTGAGCCGGATGTCGCCGTTGCCGTATTCGTCTGCGATCCGTGCGACCTCGAAGAGTTGTGTTGTTGTAATCCGTCCGACCGGGACGACAAGCCCGACGTAGTTGAGGTCCGGCTGTTTCTGTGAGAAGATACCCGTGTGGTCGGTCTTGTTCTTGCCACGTGCTTCTTTCCCCGCAGTCAGAAGCGGCTGCTTTCTGTGCCGACGCCTTTCTAATTCTTCTCGGAATTTTTCTACCCCCCACTCTGCAACCAGAAAAGCAAGGCGAGATTTATTGCGAGCTGTCCGAGGTCCGTGATCCCGAAAAATTAACGTAATATCCGCACACAAAACTGAGGCCTCTTTAGGCGTAATAAATACATCAAGCGGTTGCGCGGGCGTGTAGCCACCGGAACCCATCTTTCCGCCGACGGCGACATTAAAGCCGTTTGTCTCTTGACCGTCAATTTCTTTGACGGCTGGTGTGAGAGCGATGTCCTGTGAGGCGGTATGCGTGCAATTATCCAAGCATCCTGTAATACCGACATTGAACTTGCGGGGAATATCGGTGAATTCCTTATTCCCGACAAAGAGTTTCGTGAATTCCTGGGCGGCATGCGAAGCGTCAAAGAGCTCATTGGGTGTCAATCCGGCAACGGGACACCCGATCACACCCCGGATGTTGTCGAAACCTGTTTGGAGTGAACCTAATCCGACCTCTTCGAGTCGGTTCCAGATGTGTTGGACATGCTCAATCGCGAAACCTCGCAGTTGGATCTGCTGACGCGTCGTGAGATCAACGAATCCTGGTCCGTGTGCGTCGCTGATTTCAGCAATGGCGCGGAACTGCTCGGAATTGCTAAAACCACTTGACATACGGAGCCGCATCATGAAGGCACCGGGGGTTTGCTTTCGGAAAAAAACACCGACCCACTTAAGTCGGTCCCGTTCGCTCGGAGGGATGGATTCCCAACCGTCTCGGATATAGTTTGGAATGTCATTAATGACTTCCAGTCCATTTTTCTCTTGCTTCAAGGCTTCCGCTGCATTTATCTTGGACTTTGCTTTTTTTGAAGCCCTTGTGCTTTTCAGACTCGGTGCTGAACGCACACCTCGTCTTGTCGGCGTTGTTTTCTTTTTTGATGGGTTCACCATTTTTAAATTTTCCTTGCGGTTCGGTGAGGGGCGTTGAATAACCAACGTCCTCTCCGTAGGTCCGCCTGCGTGTTTTTGCGAATCAGAATCAACGGTATGAAGCCCGTGTGGGCTTCAAATCAACGGTATTCATGCCGTGTGGCATGAACCGGGGTATGAAGGTCTCCGTGTGGCATTCCCCGGGGTATTTCTACGTATTGTTGCAGGCTGCGGTTTTGGTTGAATTGGAAACCGGCTCGTGCGGTAACAATAAAAAAGGCATCCATTAACCGTAGGGGCGAGGTCACCTCGTCCCTAAGACTGAATGGACACCTGTGTCCAGACCCAAATTATGCCCTCACGGCACAATTTGTCTTTGATTGACATTTCACCTTTGGTTAGGTTTTATCGTTATGTATCACAGTAGTGCGGAACACATCTGTTGTATTCTGGGAAGATAGAGATTCCCGATATGTGCGTTTCGTTCACCCTTGAACATGCACTACTTTTATAATTTATTTGTGAGTACTTCCGCGACGGAC
The nucleotide sequence above comes from Candidatus Poribacteria bacterium. Encoded proteins:
- a CDS encoding nitrate reductase, with amino-acid sequence MHNLPDRTARKNKKTGKAVCPYCGVGCVIRATVSDNKITRISADADVAPNYGMLCPKGAHLKQVFQHHDGRLAYPMIRDRRGEPPRQVSWDEAIAFTANWLQETQLEHGKDSIALYGSGQLDTEASYIFNKLFKGFLRTNNVDTNSRLCMSSAVVGYMQSFGSDGPPTCYDDIQHAEVFLIIGANMAVNHPVLFQMIRKRRAVEPNTRIITVDPRRSKTAEFSDIHVPLAPGSDVAFLQLIAKRLLAIGRINRRFVRRHTENFSAYENHLENLDENELLAVCDIHPARIDEIVEYLSKPSRLLSFYCQGTNQSTSGVDKNVALINLHLQLGEVGISGAGPFSLTGQPNAMGGREVGYLSHQLPGYRVVTNDMHRAYLEGAWRVPPGSIDPNPGLTAVPMFEAAAAGKVRALWIACTNPAVSMPDTKVSQEGLRRADLVIVQDCYYPTETAEYADVILPAAQWGEKQGTMTNSERLVVRSDQFLTPPGEAMPDWWIFTQVARAMGFKRNFDFYTPEEVWDEYRLLTAGTPCDQIGMTNERLAKTSLRWPCPHPRHPGTQRRYTRRKFFTESEKAQFHTPVYQPPDENTDAEFPLGLTTGRIESQWHTRTRTGKVPQLVRKDPEPFVEIHPDDAIENDVQDGEWVYLVGRRGRCYAKARVTETIRRGLLFTPFHWGDLFHPETNSNYVTNPAFDPVSKQPELKFCAVRIEADDSEGRTTV
- a CDS encoding MFS transporter produces the protein MEIKNKATQINLFSLKTVQMRTFHTTWFAFFLAFFGWFGIAPLMAIVREDLMLTKTQIGNTIIASVAITVIVRILIGPLCDRIGSRKAYTWLLILGSLPVMGIGLAQNYETFLLFRLAIGAIGAAFVITQYHTSTMFAPNCVGTANATTAGWGNLGGGVTQMVMPLIFTTVLSFGVDKFLGWRLAMIIPGIALFITGFAYYCLTQDAPDGNYKVLRDRGDLEPAKGKGMESFMLAIKDYRVWALFVIYAACFGVELTINNVAALYYHDRFQLDVKTAGLIAGLFGLMNIFARTVGGFFSDFFAKKMGLRGRVMFLFVVLLGEGVMLMLFSQMAVLVLAVGTMIIFSLFVQMSEGATFGIVPFINRKALGAVAGIVGAGGNAGAVAAGFLFRSESITMQQGLLYLGIMVAVAAFATVLVRFSPAVQDAEKKAFDAAISERQRLKADVIQSA
- a CDS encoding ferredoxin--nitrite reductase, giving the protein MVNPSKKKTTPTRRGVRSAPSLKSTRASKKAKSKINAAEALKQEKNGLEVINDIPNYIRDGWESIPPSERDRLKWVGVFFRKQTPGAFMMRLRMSSGFSNSEQFRAIAEISDAHGPGFVDLTTRQQIQLRGFAIEHVQHIWNRLEEVGLGSLQTGFDNIRGVIGCPVAGLTPNELFDASHAAQEFTKLFVGNKEFTDIPRKFNVGITGCLDNCTHTASQDIALTPAVKEIDGQETNGFNVAVGGKMGSGGYTPAQPLDVFITPKEASVLCADITLIFRDHGPRTARNKSRLAFLVAEWGVEKFREELERRRHRKQPLLTAGKEARGKNKTDHTGIFSQKQPDLNYVGLVVPVGRITTTQLFEVARIADEYGNGDIRLTQGQNLIITNVPNAKIGDLTAEPLLQELRYDPSEVMRGMVSCTGIDYCHFSLIETKERAMEAIRHLEAKLGNTKPLTIHWSGCPNGCGNHAAADIGLLGKKTKINGVVTEAVDVFLKGDAGANPKIAPKLLENVPCDELPQVLEGLVPYLSRRSL